A genomic window from Ischnura elegans chromosome 10, ioIscEleg1.1, whole genome shotgun sequence includes:
- the LOC124167233 gene encoding uncharacterized protein LOC124167233, translated as MGGQKRRDNRSTPASTLLVLLSGSLCSATIYTLDPDGIINPTASPAPVLPPWRWTAEDDAPVSRDPPRHPPPQPPPPPPPRRPPLRRPPAPRQPGPRIPPPRGNTFRASRPTWPPPNSEFPHAWKEALRRAAFQSLRGGAGGLLGYRGITPSIQDDADKELWERLSISEFVGARDNYPGQGGDQPEVSTLAEGLLLHKEGELLFFVSDGVTSCPCENARTLATWSIRRLRHSGPGRDQPQFQLHFSVIPVIDDQQIEIEPDREEPIRHNPSPLYRGIPIFTRNGPKEYNPRFIEEYGSVVSAFLRHRDSLPKYQTIKENKDQNNNRPRQYHQIYDSHDPQQGYSSPEEDEFKIPPRNQYRGPPREEFTVSFTEVYPELPQEKFREPSRQNYPQQNENEQFTPYDPEDGPVEEYHHHYSQTQEQSNSRRQNVRYYRQRYTSYQPHQETRQQYYHHYRDHSASFSGFQQPTQEFKVFKPSTPFERYSELDPLYQNRKPDDHKVFSQVAVPQQEPTSHVSLIPVQAIHRVELPVEDVIRSHWQNDQETLQSQDKQSEKEKKNSSIGPLDWTTINTKTEDVGTQARKNFPHPILQAPKRNSYNETFSTKLNTRSQIGLRTDTYPIGSQSLSAFSRVTEHLSQSFNNEGLSSVKSKFTSWNKRSGSTGDYHIKNAHKYDT; from the coding sequence GGGATCATTAACCCTACAGCTAGCCCTGCACCAGTACTACCCCCATGGAGGTGGACAGCGGAAGATGATGCCCCGGTAAGCAGAGACCCCCCTCGGCATCCACCACCCCAACCACCACCTCCCCCTCCACCAAGAAGGCCTCCACTTCGGAGACCACCTGCTCCCAGACAGCCTGGTCCAAGGATACCACCCCCAAGAGGAAACACGTTCCGTGCCAGTAGACCAACTTGGCCACCGCCCAACAGTGAGTTCCCACATGCATGGAAAGAAGCACTGAGAAGAGCAGCGTTCCAGAGTCTAAGAGGTGGTGCTGGTGGTCTGCTCGGGTACCGTGGAATCACACCCAGTATACAGGATGACGCTGACAAAGAGCTGTGGGAGCGTTTATCGATATCAGAGTTTGTGGGAGCAAGGGATAACTACCCTGGTCAAGGAGGCGATCAGCCTGAAGTTTCAACTCTAGCTGAGGGATTGCTCCTTCACAAGGAAGGTGAGCTTCTATTCTTTGTGAGTGATGGGGTCACGTCTTGTCCTTGCGAAAATGCAAGGACATTGGCGACGTGGTCCATACGTAGGTTGAGACACAGTGGTCCAGGTAGGGATCAACCACAATTCCAGCTGCATTTCAGCGTCATCCCTGTGATTGACGATCAGCAGATAGAAATAGAGCCAGACAGAGAAGAGCCCATTAGACACAACCCATCTCCCCTGTACAGAGGAATACCTATATTTACCAGAAATGGACCGAAAGAATACAATCCCCGTTTCATCGAAGAATACGGATCAGTAGTCAGTGCCTTTCTTCGACACAGAGACAGTCTTCCGAAATATCAGACGATTAAGGAGAACAAGGATCAAAATAACAACCGTCCACGTCAGTACCATCAAATTTATGACTCCCATGATCCTCAGCAAGGATACAGCAGCCCGGAGGAGGATGAATTCAAAATTCCACCAAGGAATCAATACAGAGGCCCACCGAGAGAAGAATTTACAGTATCATTCACAGAGGTCTATCCTGAACTCCCACAAGAGAAATTCAGGGAGCCTTCCAGGCAAAATTACCCACAGCAAAATGAAAATGAGCAATTTACCCCATATGATCCAGAAGATGGACCTGTTGAGGAATACCACCATCATTACAGTCAGACACAAGAGCAGTCTAACTCTAGGAGGCAAAATGTCCGGTACTACAGGCAGAGGTATACAAGTTACCAACCACATCAAGAGACAAGACAACAGTATTATCACCACTATAGAGATCATTCAGCTTCATTTTCAGGCTTCCAACAACCCACCCAAGAATTCAAAGTTTTCAAGCCATCAACACCATTTGAACGCTATTCTGAGCTGGACCCTTTGTATCAAAACAGGAAACCAGATGATCACAAAGTGTTCTCACAAGTGGCTGTTCCACAGCAAGAACCCACATCCCATGTGTCTTTGATCCCAGTTCAAGCGATACATAGAGTAGAACTTCCAGTAGAAGATGTCATTAGGAGCCATTGGCAGAACGATCAAGAAACATTACAGTCCCAAGATAAGCAGAgtgagaaggagaagaaaaattcatcaataggCCCTTTAGATTGGACAACCATAAACACAAAAACAGAAGATGTAGGGACTCAGGCTAGAAAGAACTTTCCACACCCCATACTTCAAGCACCAAAGAGAAATTCATATAATGAGACATTTTCTACAAAACTGAATACTAGAAGCCAAATTGGGCTGAGGACAGATACGTATCCCATAGGAAGTCAATCTTTGTCAGCATTTAGTAGAGTGACAGAGCATTTAAGCCAAAGTTTCAACAATGAAGGTTTATCATCAGTAAAATCAAAATTCACCTCATGGAACAAAAGATCAGGGTCTACAGGGgattatcatataaaaaatgctCACAAATATGACACATAA